The proteins below are encoded in one region of Bacillus vallismortis:
- the sdhC gene encoding succinate dehydrogenase cytochrome B558 — translation MSGNREFYFRRLHSLLGVIPVGIFLIQHLVVNQFAARGAEAFNSAAHFMDSLPFRYALEIFIIFLPLIYHAIYGVYIAFTAKNNAGQYSYMRNWLFVLQRVTGIITLIFVSWHVWETRIAAQMGAEVNFDMMANILSSPAMLGFYIVGVLSTIFHFSNGLWSFAVTWGITVTPRSQRISTYVTLIIFVALSYVGLKAIFAFV, via the coding sequence ATGTCTGGGAACAGAGAGTTTTATTTTCGAAGATTGCATTCCTTGCTTGGCGTCATACCGGTCGGCATCTTTCTCATTCAGCATTTAGTCGTCAACCAGTTTGCTGCAAGGGGCGCTGAAGCATTCAATAGTGCTGCGCATTTTATGGATAGTCTGCCTTTCAGGTATGCCTTGGAAATTTTTATTATTTTCTTACCATTAATTTATCATGCAATTTATGGTGTGTACATAGCGTTTACTGCAAAAAATAACGCAGGTCAATACAGCTATATGAGAAATTGGCTCTTTGTCCTGCAGCGTGTAACCGGTATCATCACCCTCATTTTCGTCAGCTGGCATGTGTGGGAAACCCGTATTGCAGCGCAAATGGGCGCTGAGGTCAACTTTGACATGATGGCGAATATTTTGAGCTCTCCGGCTATGCTTGGCTTCTACATTGTCGGTGTCTTATCAACGATTTTCCACTTCTCGAACGGTTTATGGTCGTTCGCTGTTACATGGGGCATCACGGTAACGCCTCGTTCTCAAAGAATTTCGACTTACGTTACGCTGATTATTTTTGTTGCACTGTCTTACGTAGGCTTAAAAGCGATTTTTGCATTTGTATAA
- the sdhA gene encoding succinate dehydrogenase flavoprotein subunit, translating into MSQSSIIVVGGGLAGLMATIKAAESGMAVKLFSIVPVKRSHSVCAQGGINGAVNTKGEGDSPWEHFDDTVYGGDFLANQPPVKAMCDAAPSIIHLLDRMGVMFNRTPEGLLDFRRFGGTQHHRTAYAGATTGQQLLYALDEQVRRYEVAGLVTKYEGWEFLGAVLDDDKTCRGIVAQNLTNMQIESFRSDAVIMATGGPGIIFGKSTNSMINTGSAASIVYQQGAYYANGEFIQIHPTAIPGDDKLRLMSESARGEGGRVWTYKDGKPWYFLEEKYPAYGNLVPRDIATREIFDVCVNQKLGINGENMVYLDLSHKDPKELDIKLGGIIEIYEKFMGDDPRKLPMKIFPAVHYSMGGLWVDYDQMTNIPGLFAAGECDYSMHGGNRLGANSLLSAIYGGMVAGPNAVKYVNGLESSAEDMSSSLFDAHVKKEEEKWAEIMSMDGTENAYVLHKELGEWMTANVTVVRHNDKLLKTDDKIQELMERFKKININDTTKWSNQGAMFTRQLSNMLQLARVVTLGAYNRNESRGAHYKPDYPERNDDEWLKTTIAKHVSPYEAPEFEYQDVDVSLITPRKRDYSKKKVAK; encoded by the coding sequence ATGAGTCAATCAAGCATTATCGTAGTCGGCGGGGGTCTTGCCGGCCTCATGGCGACAATTAAAGCAGCGGAATCAGGAATGGCGGTTAAGCTTTTTTCCATCGTTCCTGTCAAACGGTCTCATTCGGTTTGCGCGCAAGGCGGCATAAATGGAGCGGTCAATACTAAAGGGGAAGGCGACTCTCCATGGGAGCATTTTGATGACACTGTGTACGGGGGAGACTTTCTTGCGAACCAGCCGCCGGTCAAAGCGATGTGTGACGCGGCGCCTTCTATCATCCACTTATTAGACCGTATGGGCGTCATGTTTAACCGGACGCCAGAAGGCCTGCTTGACTTCCGCCGATTCGGAGGCACACAGCACCACAGAACTGCTTATGCGGGTGCGACAACGGGGCAGCAGCTGCTTTACGCACTGGACGAGCAAGTGCGCAGGTACGAAGTTGCGGGTCTGGTTACAAAATACGAAGGCTGGGAATTCCTTGGCGCTGTATTGGATGACGACAAAACCTGCCGCGGAATTGTTGCGCAAAACCTGACAAACATGCAAATTGAATCCTTCCGTTCAGACGCTGTAATTATGGCGACGGGCGGACCGGGAATTATTTTTGGAAAATCGACGAACTCCATGATTAATACAGGGTCTGCAGCTTCGATCGTTTATCAGCAGGGAGCGTATTATGCAAACGGAGAATTCATTCAAATCCACCCGACAGCCATACCGGGCGATGACAAGCTAAGACTGATGAGTGAATCGGCGCGCGGTGAAGGCGGACGCGTGTGGACATATAAAGACGGAAAGCCGTGGTACTTCCTGGAAGAGAAATACCCGGCATACGGGAATCTGGTGCCGCGTGATATTGCGACACGCGAAATATTTGATGTGTGTGTCAACCAGAAACTCGGCATTAACGGCGAAAACATGGTGTATCTCGATCTTTCTCATAAAGATCCGAAAGAGCTTGACATTAAGCTCGGCGGCATCATTGAGATTTATGAGAAATTCATGGGAGACGACCCGCGTAAGCTTCCAATGAAAATCTTCCCGGCGGTTCATTACTCAATGGGCGGATTATGGGTGGATTACGATCAAATGACGAACATCCCGGGACTGTTTGCAGCCGGGGAATGTGATTACTCTATGCACGGCGGCAACCGCTTGGGGGCAAACTCCCTGCTCTCCGCGATATACGGAGGAATGGTGGCCGGACCGAATGCGGTGAAATATGTAAACGGCTTAGAATCTTCAGCAGAAGACATGTCTTCCTCTTTATTCGACGCTCACGTCAAAAAAGAAGAAGAAAAATGGGCTGAGATTATGAGTATGGACGGAACAGAAAATGCCTATGTTCTTCACAAAGAGCTTGGTGAGTGGATGACGGCGAACGTCACGGTTGTCCGCCATAACGACAAGCTATTGAAAACGGATGACAAAATTCAGGAATTAATGGAGCGGTTTAAAAAGATTAACATCAATGATACGACGAAATGGAGCAACCAAGGGGCGATGTTCACACGCCAGCTCTCGAACATGCTTCAGCTTGCGAGAGTGGTTACCCTTGGCGCTTACAACCGCAATGAAAGCAGGGGCGCCCATTATAAACCGGATTATCCTGAACGTAATGATGATGAATGGCTCAAAACAACAATAGCTAAACATGTAAGCCCGTATGAAGCGCCGGAATTTGAATATCAGGATGTCGATGTCTCACTGATAACGCCTCGG